GCGTTGAATTGCAGCACCGCCTAATAATTGATGCGCTTCTTGCAAGATAGCAGGAATTTTTTCGGCGTGAGGACTATTTCTGAGACAATGTTGTAAATCGAGTTGGTTGATGTTGGCAGCATTTGCACCAGGAAACCAGCTACCACCGCTACCTAAGAGGTTGTAGCGCATTTTTGCATAGTCAACCATATCGTAGGCGATCGCTAAATTTCTTAACCACAGAATCACCGGAATATTCACATCGCCTGGCGTTTCGCTGTGTTTGGGTAAACCGACGTGCCAAGTTTTTGCCCAACTTTCGCCTAATGATGTGATCGCCGCTTGCTCTAAACGTGCCAAAATCGGTGGTAAAATCTCATCTGCGTGCTCGAGAAGTGCTAAAGTTTTTAAGTGTTCGTCAAAGTCTTGCGGACGTGCAGCACCGATACTTAATGTGTGGACTTGCGAGTGACTCAAGCAAAAGAGATTATTGAACACAATAGGACTGAAAGGATTGCACAAGTCTACAAGTTTTTGTGGTGGTTGATAAAGCTTTCCGCCTTTATCCGAGGGACTAATGATAAACACGCCCATGTCATGACGCGTAGCAGCTGCGATCGCCGCCCAGTTGTTTTGATTGATATAGTACCAGTGCAGGTTAACGTAGTCGAATAAATCGGTTGCGATCGCCTGTAAAATAATGTCTGTAGGTCCGTGTGTAGAAAAGCCGAGAAACCGGACTTTTCCTTGGGCTTGTAACTTTTGCACAACTTCTACACAACCGCTAGGGCGCACGCTTTGCTGCAATGATTCAGCATCGTTAATACCGTGAATTGCGAGTAGATCGACGTAATCTAGCCGCAAATTTTTGAGTGACTGCTCAAACTTTTGCTGAAATTCGCGCGTGTTGTCACTCGGATTAATTTTAGTCTGGACGATCAGTTCCTCGCGGGGAAGACTCGGTAGAATTCGCCCTAGCTGATACTCTGAAGTGCCATAACCACGAGCGGTTTCAATATGATTTATACCAACTTCTATGGCTCTACGGATTGTTGCTTCGAGGTTTTTCTGATTATTCCTCGGAATTTGCGATGCTGGTACATCTTGCCATTTAAATTGATAGCGCATTCCACCGCAGGAAAACACTGGCATTTGGATTTGCGTACGCCCAAATCGTCTGTATTGCATCATTAACTAGAAGCAAGGAGCGAAGCTGAGTAGTTAGTATTGGTTTTCCCATTACCAATTACCCATTACCTCCTTATTGTTACATTTCTTTTACTACTGGTTTACCGTCTTGAACTTCACCAATAAGAACTAAATCGGTTACACCGACAAAAATGCCATTTTCTAAAACACCAGGAATGTTGTTAAGTGTTTTTTCTAACTCGGCTGGATTGTCAATACTATCGAATCTGACATCTACCACCATGTTGCCTTGATCGGTGATCACAGGTCCTGCTTTTTTCACGCCCATACGCAATTCTGGTTTACCGCCGAGTTTCTCAATCGCCCGCATAACGGGAGAAATTGCCATCGGAATCACTTCAACAGGAACTGCAAAGCTAGAACCTAAGCGATCTACAATTTTGGAGCTATCGACGACAACAATAAATTGATCGGCGAGGTAATCAACAATTTTTTCGCGGGTATGCGCCGCACCGCCACCTTTGATGAGATTCTTTTGCGGATCGACTTCATCCGCACCATCGATCGCAATATCAATGTGGTCTACTGCATCGAGCGTTGTCAACGGAATACCATACTGTTTTGCGAGAACTGCGGCTTGAAAAGAGGTAGGAATCCCGACAATATCTTTGAGTTCACTAGACTTGAGGCGATCGCCTAAAAATTGAATTGTATACGCTGTCGTTGACCCCGTTCCTAATCCAACAATTGTCCCAGATTGTACGCGATCAGCAGCAGCTTTACCAACTTCCTGCTTCATCAATTTCACGGGATCTACGCCTGCGGTCATTCGCAAAACTCCTCAAGTAACATCAGCTATTGTCCATCTTACGTGGCAGCTGCGCGTTTCTAAACATGATTTTTTGAAAAAAACGATACGTGAAGCAATATTTTTTACTTACAAAATTCAGAAAATCCACTAGCCGCGTAGCAAGCATTAATACATAGTACATTTGAACTGCACTGATGCGATCGCGGTTACGTTATGACATATACGCATACAACTCAATTTCTAGCATTCATCGCTCATATTACTCACTAAAGTCCGCTGCTTTACTCAACCATGCTAAAAAGTTAGGAGTTAAAATACGACAACCCTGCGGTGCTGAAGCACTACTTCTGCGTACCAATCGAGTTGTAGGTGTAAAAACATCGCTGGGCGCTTTATATGCAACCTTTGTTGTTGATGCAACTGGTAGTCACCACTGGCTAGCGCGTCAATTAAAATTACCAATTACGTACTATAGCCCGCGTTTAATTGCCCGCTACGGTTACGCTACAGGAGAAATTTTCCAATCTTCACCCGCGATCGCCGCAGATAACTAAGGTTGGACATGGACAGCCCAAGTACGCCCCCAACTGTATCAATGGACGCGATTATCCTTCCACCAACCCATCGATAAACACTGGATTTCCCCACAATTTGCCCAACCGCAACTCATTAAAACCAACGCTGCCGACGTCACCTGACGCATCGTCGAACAGCCAGCGGGTAAATGTTACTTTCTCGTTGGCGATGCAGCATCCGTAATCGATCCAGCCGCATCTCACAGCGTCCTCAAAGCCATTATGTCCGGTATGATGACAGGACACATGATTACCCAAATCCTCAACCACACCCAACCCGAACAAGCTGCAACTCCAGCCTACAATCACTGGCTACACACCTGGTTCCACCACGACATCAAAAAACTCCAACAACTCTATGCCACCCTACCAACTCTTCCTCAATGGCTCTAATCCTTTGTGTTCTTTGCGTCTACCCTGCCCAAAGGCTACGCCAATATGGTTCGTTACACTATCATCGCCTGCTGACGCAAACTTGTAATCGTTGCGATCGCATATTCTCCCACGCGCTCAATCTCCTCCTCGGTATTAAACCGTCCAATTCCAAACCGAACCGATGCATAAGCTAATGTTTCAGAGTGTCCCAACGCCATCAAAACGTGAGAAGGCGCAGTTTTTGCCGAAGAACACGCCGCGCCTGAAGAAACCGCCATGACAGGCTGCAATCCGAGTAACAGCGCTGCACCATCCACACCCTCAACCGAAACATTCAAATTCCCTAGTAATCTTTGCGTAGGATGCCCATTCAGGTGAATTCCAGGAACCTGACTCAACTTTTGCCACAACTTATCCCTTAACATTGTCAAGCGCTGTGTTTCCGTTGCTTGTTCGGCTAAGGCAATTTCTACCGCCTTCGCGAATCCCACAATCTGCGGTGGATACAGCGTTCCTGATCGCATTCCGCGTTCGTGTCCCCCACCGTGTAATTGTGGCGCAAGTTGCACTCTAGGATTGCGCCGCCGTACGTATAATGCGCCAATACCTTTAGGACCATAAACCTTGTGTGCAGTCATTGATAATAAATCAATTTTCATCGCCTGCACATCTAGCGGAATTTTACCAATTGCTTGCGCAGCATCAGTGTGAAATAGAACATTGCGATCGCGGCACATTTGCCCAATTTCTGCCAAAGGCTGCAACACGCCAATTTCATTATTTGCTGCCATTACGGAAACTAACACCGTATCAGGGCGAAATGCTGTTTCTAATTCAGATAATTCGATTAATCCGTCTTTTTGAACTGGTAACAATGTAATTTCAAAACCAAGCGATCGCAAATACTCACACGGATCGAGCACTGCATTATGCTCAGTTTGTACAGTAATAATATGCCGTCCTTTTTGAAAGTAAGCTTCAGCAACTCCTTTAATTGCTAAATTATTCGCCTCTGTCGCCCCGCTAGTAAAGATTATTTCTTCAGGTGTCGCAGCAATTGCCTCTGCTAGTATATTCCGTGCTTGTTTAACCGCCGCCTCTGCTTCCCAACCATAAAGATGACTTGTGCTCGATGGATTGCCAAAGCGTTCTGTAAAGTATGGTAACATTGCGACTAACACACGCTCATCTACAGGTGTAGTTGCATGGTTATCTAAATAAATTGGGCGATGAACCATATTTCCTAACTTAATGCTTGTCTTATATTTTTTAATATACCGAGAACTTTATATAACTCATTTTCACACTTAAGCAGCGTCAACTGCTCAGATAGTGCATACTGAGGAATGTCTTGTTTAAGAAGCTTGAGAAATATAAATTCACTACCGTTTGTAACCAATCCGAATACCAGCTTTTCTGGATATGGGCTGCTTAGCATATAAGCTGAAGCTTGTGGTATTGCTGTAAATAAAGAAAACACAGTATTCTTTGATTCAATAACGAGTAGCCAAAATTGTTGCTTTAAGACTAAGACATCAATTTTAACTTTTGATATTTCTCCTTCATCTTCTTGGGGAATTTCTATAGATTCTTCAGATTCTTCTGTTTCTATATAAAGGAGAACGATAAAAACCTGCTAAGTCAAGGAGTGGTAATAATATTACCATTTTTACTAATTCTTCAGAAATCGGACGTTGCTTAGCAAGATTTAAGTAATTTGATTTAACTCTATCTAGATAGCATTTTTCTTGTTCAGTAGGTTCTACATAATGTTCTGATAAATATTCTGCAAAGAATTGTTCTTCATTAACGAGTTGGAAACAAAACTTTTCTTCTAAGTAAGCAATACCAATATTACGAGATTGAATAACTTGAATCATTTTCTTGACAAGAAAAAAATATTTTAATTTGTGTTATCTTTTAAAGAGTATGTTATGTACAGTTAAACTTTCATTAAGTATTGATATTTAAATTATAGAAGACATAGTTGAAATGAGCAAAAATATGCAGCGTGAATTTGCTAGCCGTGATGAGTTAGTTGCCTACTTACGCGAACAATTTCCAGAAGCAGCACGTGACAATCATATTTCTCAAATTGTGGGAGGACGAAAAGCCGCAGAAGCCGCATTAGAAAAAGTCGATGCAGCACAGTATGCTAAATCGCGAAATTTTTTAACAGGTGCAGTAACAAGACTTTCACCATACATTCGATATGGAGTTCTCAGTTTAGCTGAAATTCGAGACTATGTTTTGCAAAAAGTGAAACATCAAGATGAAGCAACAAAACTCATTAATGAACTAGGTTGGCGTGATTATTGGCAGCGATTGTATGTCAAGCTAGGTAATGGTATTTGGGAAGATCAAGAACCTTATAAAACTGGCTACAAAGTAGAAGAATATCAACAAAAATTACCCGAAGATATTGCGCATGGAACGAGTAAACACGTGTGTATCGATAGCTTTAGCCGCGATTTAAGGGAAATTGGCTATTTGCATAATCATATGCGGATGTGGCTAGCAGCATATATTGTGCATTGGCGGCGTGTGCGTTGGCAAACTGGCGCAAAGTGGTTTTTAGAACATCTTTTAGACGGCGATCCAGCAAGTAATAATATGTCATGGCAGTGGGTTGCAAGTACTTTTAGCCACAAGCCGTATTATTTCAATCGCGAGAATTTAGAACGTTACACCGAAGGAGTGTATTGTCGTCAATGTCCTTTATATGGTAGTTGTGACTTTGAAGGCAGTTACAAAGAGTTAGAACAAAGACTATTTCCTAAAGGAGAGTTTAGCAACAATCGTGGTAGTCAGAGTTGGCAACGGGGTAAGAAGGGGCGAGGGGAGGGAAAAAGTGATTAATGGGTTAGTAGCTAGTGGCTAGTGCGTGAGTTTTGAATTAAAAGAATTGTCTCAACACTCGTAACTCATCTGCGCCCTTGGTTCCTACCTTTGAGAGCCTCGGTATCTAATATCGCGTTTTAACACGTAATTCTTGGCAAATTGGGGGATATCACCGCGATGTCCCATGACGATGACTGTATCGCCTACTTCGAGTAGCATCTCGTGTTTGGGGTGGATCACCATTGTACCGTCAGTTTTTCGTAAGGCAACGACAATAAAGGCTCCTTTCCCTCTAATTTCGATATCACTAACGGTTTGATTTGCTAAGGGAGAATCCGCAGGAATGGTTAACTCGTCAACTTGTACGTCAATTCCTGCAAGCAGTTCATTTAAAGTATTACGTCCATCATCTTGCTGTAAAAAGTCCATTGATGCAGGATGTGTAATCATATGTGCCATTCACTCAGCACCGATCGCTGCTGGAAAAACAACTTGATCTGCTCCAGCTAAGCGGAGTTTTTTCTCGGTTGAAGGTAGTTCACCACGCGCAATAATTTGTAAATTGGGGTTAAGTTCGCGGGCAGTTAGGGTGATGAAGACATTAATCGCATCGTCAGGAAGCACAGTCGCTAGAACTTTCGCTCGTTGAATTCCGACACCGTCTAATACGGTTTCATCTGCTGCGTTGCCTTGTTTGACAAAATAACCTTTTGCTTCAGCCTTAGTAATGCGATCGCCACTGCCATCAATCACAATAAACGGTTGATTAACTCGTGCTAAGCGTCGTGCTAAAATTTCTCCAATGCGCCCAAAACCACAAATAATGACATGCTGCTGTAGCTTGTCCATTTTGCGTTCCCTGCGTCTAGAATGTAGCGCTTTATTGATTTCACCTTCTGTCACCATCTGCACGATACCGCTGACGATAAAAACCACCGACGTGTAGCCTGCAACAATGACTAAAATTGTAAATACTCGCAGTGCAGGTGAGGTAATCGGTCGTACTTCGCCATAACCTACACCAAAAATGGTGATGGCTGACAGATAAACGGCATTTAGTAAAC
This sequence is a window from Chroogloeocystis siderophila 5.2 s.c.1. Protein-coding genes within it:
- a CDS encoding NAD(P)/FAD-dependent oxidoreductase, with the translated sequence MRSRLRYDIYAYNSISSIHRSYYSLKSAALLNHAKKLGVKIRQPCGAEALLLRTNRVVGVKTSLGALYATFVVDATGSHHWLARQLKLPITYYSPRLIARYGYATGEIFQSSPAIAADN
- a CDS encoding cysteine desulfurase family protein; the protein is MVHRPIYLDNHATTPVDERVLVAMLPYFTERFGNPSSTSHLYGWEAEAAVKQARNILAEAIAATPEEIIFTSGATEANNLAIKGVAEAYFQKGRHIITVQTEHNAVLDPCEYLRSLGFEITLLPVQKDGLIELSELETAFRPDTVLVSVMAANNEIGVLQPLAEIGQMCRDRNVLFHTDAAQAIGKIPLDVQAMKIDLLSMTAHKVYGPKGIGALYVRRRNPRVQLAPQLHGGGHERGMRSGTLYPPQIVGFAKAVEIALAEQATETQRLTMLRDKLWQKLSQVPGIHLNGHPTQRLLGNLNVSVEGVDGAALLLGLQPVMAVSSGAACSSAKTAPSHVLMALGHSETLAYASVRFGIGRFNTEEEIERVGEYAIATITSLRQQAMIV
- a CDS encoding FAD-binding domain-containing protein — translated: MQREFASRDELVAYLREQFPEAARDNHISQIVGGRKAAEAALEKVDAAQYAKSRNFLTGAVTRLSPYIRYGVLSLAEIRDYVLQKVKHQDEATKLINELGWRDYWQRLYVKLGNGIWEDQEPYKTGYKVEEYQQKLPEDIAHGTSKHVCIDSFSRDLREIGYLHNHMRMWLAAYIVHWRRVRWQTGAKWFLEHLLDGDPASNNMSWQWVASTFSHKPYYFNRENLERYTEGVYCRQCPLYGSCDFEGSYKELEQRLFPKGEFSNNRGSQSWQRGKKGRGEGKSD
- a CDS encoding aldo/keto reductase, translated to MQYRRFGRTQIQMPVFSCGGMRYQFKWQDVPASQIPRNNQKNLEATIRRAIEVGINHIETARGYGTSEYQLGRILPSLPREELIVQTKINPSDNTREFQQKFEQSLKNLRLDYVDLLAIHGINDAESLQQSVRPSGCVEVVQKLQAQGKVRFLGFSTHGPTDIILQAIATDLFDYVNLHWYYINQNNWAAIAAATRHDMGVFIISPSDKGGKLYQPPQKLVDLCNPFSPIVFNNLFCLSHSQVHTLSIGAARPQDFDEHLKTLALLEHADEILPPILARLEQAAITSLGESWAKTWHVGLPKHSETPGDVNIPVILWLRNLAIAYDMVDYAKMRYNLLGSGGSWFPGANAANINQLDLQHCLRNSPHAEKIPAILQEAHQLLGGAAIQRLSKQ
- the rpiA gene encoding ribose-5-phosphate isomerase RpiA, encoding MTAGVDPVKLMKQEVGKAAADRVQSGTIVGLGTGSTTAYTIQFLGDRLKSSELKDIVGIPTSFQAAVLAKQYGIPLTTLDAVDHIDIAIDGADEVDPQKNLIKGGGAAHTREKIVDYLADQFIVVVDSSKIVDRLGSSFAVPVEVIPMAISPVMRAIEKLGGKPELRMGVKKAGPVITDQGNMVVDVRFDSIDNPAELEKTLNNIPGVLENGIFVGVTDLVLIGEVQDGKPVVKEM